Proteins from a genomic interval of Oxyura jamaicensis isolate SHBP4307 breed ruddy duck chromosome 10, BPBGC_Ojam_1.0, whole genome shotgun sequence:
- the MNS1 gene encoding meiosis-specific nuclear structural protein 1 isoform X1 — MAAAAEERGGRRRAARLWAAVEQERRLDEAVRRGEEKQQQREQRLEQEERLAAELARLKHEKLKDEKMRQQVRENSLELRELEKKLKSAYMNKERAAQIAEKEAIQYEKMKRDAEIAQKMKEEHERVAKEESSAELRRNKEKIMYQQELEKQLEEQERKRQDAYEEFLKEKLMIDEIVRKIYEEDQMEKQLKLEKMRAIQMYIDEFKKEQAIWRQRKREEMEEENKKIMEFANRQQQREEDRMAKVRDMEEKKQRLQAMIAQNIQREQQKREELEQIRQELYLEEQAETERKKEMAEIEKKIRQRLDLKQTYEEQVALKKIVRQAMQEEEEAFRQQMLAKFAEDDRIEQMNAQKRRMKQLEHKRAVEKLIEDRHRQFIADKERELEERQLEEKRQENIRLIVEEERQKLLKEHASKLLGYLPRGILKGEDDINMLGEEFRLAYQKRRENAFPEEG; from the exons ATG gcggcggcggcggaggagcgcggcgggcggcggcgggcagccAGGCTGTGGGCTGCGGTGGAGCAGGAGCGGCGGCTGGACGAGGCCGTGCGGAGG GGcgaagagaagcagcagcagagggagcagcggctggagcaggaggagcgGCTGGCGGCTGAGCTGGCCAGGCTCAAGCACGAGAAGCTGAAGGACGAAAAGATGAGGCAGCAAGTGCGGGAGAACAG tcTTGAACTTCGAGagttagaaaaaaaactgaaatctgctTATATGAATAAGGAGCGAGCTGCACAGATTGCTGAAAAAGAAGCTATACAGTATGAGAAAATG AAACGTGATGCTGAAATAGCCCAAAAGATGAAGGAAGAACATGAAAGGGtagcaaaagaagaaagttcTGCAGAACTAAGGCggaacaaggagaaaataatgtatCAGCAAGAACTGGAGAAACAGCTTGAGGAACaagagaggaagaggcaggatgCTTATGAAGAGTTTCTAAAAGAGAAACTCATGATTGATGAAATCGTAAGGAAGATCTATGAGGAAGACCAAAT GGAAAAACAACTAAAGTTAGAAAAAATGAGAGCAATTCAGATGTATATCGAcgaatttaaaaaagaacaagctatctggaggcagaggaaacgggaagagatggaagaagaaaataagaaaatcatgGAGTTTGCCAACCGTCAGCAACAAAGAGAAGAAGATCGGATGGCTAAAGTTCGAGAcatggaggagaaaaagcaaagacttCAAGCCATG ATTGCCCAGAACATACAAAGAGAACAACAGAAGCGTGAAGAACTGGAACAAATACGACAAGAGCTGTATCTGGAAGAACAAGCAGagacagagaggaagaaggagatG GCAgaaattgagaagaaaataaggcaACGTCTAGACTTAAAGCAAACATATGAAGAGCAAGTTGCTTTAAAGAAGATAGTGCGACAAGCTAtgcaagaagaggaagaagcctTCAGACAACAGATGTTGGCCAAGTTTGCAGAGGATGATCGCATTGAACAGATGAATGCTCAGAAACGAAGAATGAAACAGCTTGAACACAAAAGGGCTGTGGAAAAACTTATTGAAGACCGTCACAGACAATTTATTGCAGATAAA GAACGTGAACTCGAAGAAAGACAGTTAGaggagaaaagacaagaaaacattCGTCTCATTGTTGAAGAAGAGAGGCAGAAACTCTTGAAAGAGCACGCATCTAAATTACTGGGTTATCTTCCTAGA GGAATACTCAAAGGTGAAGATGACATTAACATGCTTGGTGAGGAATTTAGGTTGGCTTaccagaagagaagagagaatgCGTTTCCTGAAGAGGGATGA
- the MNS1 gene encoding meiosis-specific nuclear structural protein 1 isoform X2: MLEKTMRALKAAAAEERGGRRRAARLWAAVEQERRLDEAVRRGEEKQQQREQRLEQEERLAAELARLKHEKLKDEKMRQQVRENSLELRELEKKLKSAYMNKERAAQIAEKEAIQYEKMKRDAEIAQKMKEEHERVAKEESSAELRRNKEKIMYQQELEKQLEEQERKRQDAYEEFLKEKLMIDEIVRKIYEEDQMEKQLKLEKMRAIQMYIDEFKKEQAIWRQRKREEMEEENKKIMEFANRQQQREEDRMAKVRDMEEKKQRLQAMIAQNIQREQQKREELEQIRQELYLEEQAETERKKEMAEIEKKIRQRLDLKQTYEEQVALKKIVRQAMQEEEEAFRQQMLAKFAEDDRIEQMNAQKRRMKQLEHKRAVEKLIEDRHRQFIADKERELEERQLEEKRQENIRLIVEEERQKLLKEHASKLLGYLPRGILKGEDDINMLGEEFRLAYQKRRENAFPEEG; encoded by the exons gcggcggcggcggaggagcgcggcgggcggcggcgggcagccAGGCTGTGGGCTGCGGTGGAGCAGGAGCGGCGGCTGGACGAGGCCGTGCGGAGG GGcgaagagaagcagcagcagagggagcagcggctggagcaggaggagcgGCTGGCGGCTGAGCTGGCCAGGCTCAAGCACGAGAAGCTGAAGGACGAAAAGATGAGGCAGCAAGTGCGGGAGAACAG tcTTGAACTTCGAGagttagaaaaaaaactgaaatctgctTATATGAATAAGGAGCGAGCTGCACAGATTGCTGAAAAAGAAGCTATACAGTATGAGAAAATG AAACGTGATGCTGAAATAGCCCAAAAGATGAAGGAAGAACATGAAAGGGtagcaaaagaagaaagttcTGCAGAACTAAGGCggaacaaggagaaaataatgtatCAGCAAGAACTGGAGAAACAGCTTGAGGAACaagagaggaagaggcaggatgCTTATGAAGAGTTTCTAAAAGAGAAACTCATGATTGATGAAATCGTAAGGAAGATCTATGAGGAAGACCAAAT GGAAAAACAACTAAAGTTAGAAAAAATGAGAGCAATTCAGATGTATATCGAcgaatttaaaaaagaacaagctatctggaggcagaggaaacgggaagagatggaagaagaaaataagaaaatcatgGAGTTTGCCAACCGTCAGCAACAAAGAGAAGAAGATCGGATGGCTAAAGTTCGAGAcatggaggagaaaaagcaaagacttCAAGCCATG ATTGCCCAGAACATACAAAGAGAACAACAGAAGCGTGAAGAACTGGAACAAATACGACAAGAGCTGTATCTGGAAGAACAAGCAGagacagagaggaagaaggagatG GCAgaaattgagaagaaaataaggcaACGTCTAGACTTAAAGCAAACATATGAAGAGCAAGTTGCTTTAAAGAAGATAGTGCGACAAGCTAtgcaagaagaggaagaagcctTCAGACAACAGATGTTGGCCAAGTTTGCAGAGGATGATCGCATTGAACAGATGAATGCTCAGAAACGAAGAATGAAACAGCTTGAACACAAAAGGGCTGTGGAAAAACTTATTGAAGACCGTCACAGACAATTTATTGCAGATAAA GAACGTGAACTCGAAGAAAGACAGTTAGaggagaaaagacaagaaaacattCGTCTCATTGTTGAAGAAGAGAGGCAGAAACTCTTGAAAGAGCACGCATCTAAATTACTGGGTTATCTTCCTAGA GGAATACTCAAAGGTGAAGATGACATTAACATGCTTGGTGAGGAATTTAGGTTGGCTTaccagaagagaagagagaatgCGTTTCCTGAAGAGGGATGA
- the MNS1 gene encoding meiosis-specific nuclear structural protein 1 isoform X3: MQQDDTMGWFLAMERSSHLELRELEKKLKSAYMNKERAAQIAEKEAIQYEKMKRDAEIAQKMKEEHERVAKEESSAELRRNKEKIMYQQELEKQLEEQERKRQDAYEEFLKEKLMIDEIVRKIYEEDQMEKQLKLEKMRAIQMYIDEFKKEQAIWRQRKREEMEEENKKIMEFANRQQQREEDRMAKVRDMEEKKQRLQAMIAQNIQREQQKREELEQIRQELYLEEQAETERKKEMAEIEKKIRQRLDLKQTYEEQVALKKIVRQAMQEEEEAFRQQMLAKFAEDDRIEQMNAQKRRMKQLEHKRAVEKLIEDRHRQFIADKERELEERQLEEKRQENIRLIVEEERQKLLKEHASKLLGYLPRGILKGEDDINMLGEEFRLAYQKRRENAFPEEG; this comes from the exons ATGCAGCAAGATGACACTATGGGATGGTTTCTAGCAATGGAGAGGAGCTCTCA tcTTGAACTTCGAGagttagaaaaaaaactgaaatctgctTATATGAATAAGGAGCGAGCTGCACAGATTGCTGAAAAAGAAGCTATACAGTATGAGAAAATG AAACGTGATGCTGAAATAGCCCAAAAGATGAAGGAAGAACATGAAAGGGtagcaaaagaagaaagttcTGCAGAACTAAGGCggaacaaggagaaaataatgtatCAGCAAGAACTGGAGAAACAGCTTGAGGAACaagagaggaagaggcaggatgCTTATGAAGAGTTTCTAAAAGAGAAACTCATGATTGATGAAATCGTAAGGAAGATCTATGAGGAAGACCAAAT GGAAAAACAACTAAAGTTAGAAAAAATGAGAGCAATTCAGATGTATATCGAcgaatttaaaaaagaacaagctatctggaggcagaggaaacgggaagagatggaagaagaaaataagaaaatcatgGAGTTTGCCAACCGTCAGCAACAAAGAGAAGAAGATCGGATGGCTAAAGTTCGAGAcatggaggagaaaaagcaaagacttCAAGCCATG ATTGCCCAGAACATACAAAGAGAACAACAGAAGCGTGAAGAACTGGAACAAATACGACAAGAGCTGTATCTGGAAGAACAAGCAGagacagagaggaagaaggagatG GCAgaaattgagaagaaaataaggcaACGTCTAGACTTAAAGCAAACATATGAAGAGCAAGTTGCTTTAAAGAAGATAGTGCGACAAGCTAtgcaagaagaggaagaagcctTCAGACAACAGATGTTGGCCAAGTTTGCAGAGGATGATCGCATTGAACAGATGAATGCTCAGAAACGAAGAATGAAACAGCTTGAACACAAAAGGGCTGTGGAAAAACTTATTGAAGACCGTCACAGACAATTTATTGCAGATAAA GAACGTGAACTCGAAGAAAGACAGTTAGaggagaaaagacaagaaaacattCGTCTCATTGTTGAAGAAGAGAGGCAGAAACTCTTGAAAGAGCACGCATCTAAATTACTGGGTTATCTTCCTAGA GGAATACTCAAAGGTGAAGATGACATTAACATGCTTGGTGAGGAATTTAGGTTGGCTTaccagaagagaagagagaatgCGTTTCCTGAAGAGGGATGA